GAGGGCACGCCGCGCGCCGCCATGATCATCGCGGCCAGCGTCGTGACGAGCAGCAAGACGATGATACGGGGCTTGCTCAGCTCGTAGTAATCGGCGATCCGGGCGATCACGCGCGCACCGCTTCGGTTTGCGGCGCGGAAAACGCTCGTGCGTCGAGCATCGCAAACGTGGTGGCGACGACGAACGATAAGAAGACCAGCGCGGCGTTGATCGCGTGCGCTTCGCGCAAATCCGTTGGTAATCGCAAGGCGACGTTGAGCAATCCGAGCAGTACCTGCACGCAGACCAGCGCGACGCCCGCACAAACGGCCGCGCGTACGCGCGCGCTCGCGGGCCGCGCGAACGCAAATGCGAGCGATCCGGCGGCACAAACGAGCGTCCCTCCGGCTGCGATGCGATGCAGCATCTGCACGGCTTGTCCCTGGGTATACACGACGACGTTGCCGGCGCAGCCCGGAATCGAGAGACACGCGAGGCCAGCGCCGCTGGAGCTCACGTAAGCACCGACGCACATGGTAAGAAACGCAATGATCGAAGTCCCGGCCATCACACCCGCCATCGCTACCGCGTTTCGGGTGCCGCCGCAGCTCTCATGCGCGGAGTCGGTTGCTGCGGCAAAGATTCCCATGGCCGAGACCGCCGCTACGAACGCCATTGCCGTTCCCCAGTGCAGCACGACGGAAATCGGAGAGTTACCCAAGCGCACGGTCGCAGCGCCAAGCAACACCTGCACGAAGAAAAAGAGACCTATCGCAACCATCGTCGGCATGATGAACGGCGAGCGATCGCGCCGCCGCCACGCTGCAACCAGGAGGCCGGCCACCAGCGGTGCGATGCCGACTGCAAACACGCGGTGCGTGAACTCGAAAACGGTGCCGTTGGCCATTGGGGGCATGACGCGACCCTGGCACAGCGGCCAATCCGGGCAGGTCAGGCCCGCGCCGTTGATGCGGGTCCAGCTTCCCAGCATGATGGTTCCCAAGGCGACGAGGTCCGTCGCCCAGGCGAGATATCGCAGGGTCTTCACGGTTGACTTCCAGCGTAGCCGCCGCAAGTCCGTAGCACAATGACCTTTTCGGGCTGCGGCATTGAAGACATGGTGATTGGAGGCGTATGAAATCTTGCCTTCGGGGGAGGCCGGCGCGGGAAGCAGGCGAAGGCGGTGGGCCGTGAAGCGCTGGTGGGCCGTTTTGGGCCTATTGCTCCTGGTCGGATGCCGCGAAGTACGGGTGCAGACCCTTTCTCAGGGGACGACCACCGTGCTGGGCGGGGACCAAATCCTCATCGTCCGCAACCCCGAAGATTTGGCGAAGTTGGGTATACACGCGCCGGTACACTTCAAGGGGGAGTTTGGGGTCATATTACTTATGGGGCCTCACGACCGCAGTGGTTACAAACAGATCATCGAGTCGATCCGCGCCAACGACCAGCGGGTGCGCGTGGTCGCGTTCGAACAGGATCCCGCCGACGGCGGCGAACCTTCACCGAGTTATCGCACGTACACGCTGTGGATCGTTCCCAACAGCGTCTATCGGCGCGGAGTTCGGGTCGACGTCGTCACGCCGAGCGCCGCACCGATCGCGACGACCTTTCTCCCCTAAGGCTGCGACCAGTTAGGACGATACCTTCACCAGTGCTTTCTCCACGGCCACTACGCCAACCCGAGCCGGTTCTCGAACTCGACGTCCGCGTCGAGCGCTTGGGCTTGGTCCTCGAACCCAACGGAGAACCCGCCGAGGCCGGCGGCATTCTCAATCCCGCGGCGGCTCGCGCGCCGGGCGGAGAACTGCTGCTCTATCCGCGCTGCGTGGAAACGGGCAATATTTCGCGCGTCGGTCTGGTGCGTACGCAGGCGCTCGACGTCGGTTTCGACGTCAAGCGAGAAGGCTACGCGCTCGAGCCGCAAGCCGACTACGAGCTGCGCCCGCATCCCGGCTACGGATGCGAGGATCCGCGCGTTACTTTCGTGCCGGCGCTCAAAGCCTACGTCATGTCGTACACGGCGTTCGGTCCGCTCGGTCCGCGCATTGCGATCGCGATCTCGAGCGATGCGTATCGCTGGGAACGTCTGGGATTGGTGCGATTCGAGGGCGCGGGCGTTTCGATCGGCGACGATAAAGACGGGGCCTTCTTCCCCGAACCGGTGCTCTCGCCGAGCGGCGTGCGTTCGCTGGCGTTCTACCACCGTCCAATGCTGCATCTGTCGGCGGTCGACGGACGCGCAGCCATACCGATGATCGAACGCATGCCGTTCGAGGATCGCGAATCGATTCGCATCGCGTACGTGCCGCTCGACGCGGTCATGCGCGATCGTTCGAACCTGCTCGAAGTCACCGAAAGCGTGCTGGTGCTTTCGCCCGACGCAAACTGGGGATCGATCAAGATCGGCGGCGGAACGCCGCCCGTGCGGATCGCGGAAGGCTGGATGTCGCTGTTCCACGGCGTCGATGCCGTCAAGAGTCCGCGCGGCAAACCGTCGCTGCGCTACAGCAGCGGCATCGTCATCCACGACGTCGAGCGTCCCGATCGAATTCTCTATCGCTCGCCCGCGCCGATCTTCGAACCGCTCGACGAACGCGAGCGCGTCGGCGTCGTCAACAACGTCGTCTTCCCTACCGGCATCGATCCGCGCACGGATCTCGGCGAACGCGTTTTCGACGTGTACTACGGCATGGGCGACTATTGCATCGGCGCGGCGCGCATGTGGCTGTAGCGCACTCGTCCTGAGTGCTTCGTTACCTTTTCATCTCGACCATCATCGTTTTTGCCGTCGCGATCGCCGTTGCCGGGTGGATGAATCGCGATTTGATTCGGATCAAAATCGCGTCGGTGTACGCGTCGGCTCCGCCAAAACCGGTGGCGTCGACTCCCCTTGGGGGCGCCGGTTCCGTACCGCTGCAGGGTGACGCGCCGTGGGCCTTGTCGGCTCTCCCCGAGTGCTTGGTACAAGTGTCGGAGACGACCGGATCGGCGGACTACACGGTGGCGCATTTGCCGGCCGGTTCGGTGCCGGTGCAGCCTCCGGCGGCCTTGCGCTACGGGGATTGCACGATTTCGCTGACCGGCGACGAAGCATTCGTCTCGCGGGGCGCCGATCGGTTCCGCATTCCGCCGAAGGTTCGCTTCTACCGTACCGCGCAGACGTTGGCCCTGCTGCGCATCGAGGGCGGCGGCACGGAGCTTCGGGTGTACCAACCGGCACAACGGTAACGACCGACAATGAGCATCGCAGAAGAAGTTCTCAAGCGGCGAACGTTCGCCATCATCTCGCATCCCGACGCCGGTAAGACGACCCTTACCGAAAAGCTCCTATTGTACGGCGGAGCGATTCACGTCGCCGGTCAAGTTTCGGCGCGGAAGCGGCAGCGTCAGGCGACCAGCGACTGGATGGCGCTCGAGCGCGAGCGCGGAATTTCGATCACGTCGACCGTTCTGCAGTTTCCGTATCGCGACCACGTCATCAACTTGCTCGATACGCCCGGCCACCAAGATTTCGGCGAGGATACGTACCGCACGCTGTTGGCGGCCGACAGCGCGGTCATGCTCATCGACGCGGCCAAAGGCGTCGAGCC
The sequence above is drawn from the Candidatus Baltobacteraceae bacterium genome and encodes:
- a CDS encoding COX15/CtaA family protein, whose translation is MKTLRYLAWATDLVALGTIMLGSWTRINGAGLTCPDWPLCQGRVMPPMANGTVFEFTHRVFAVGIAPLVAGLLVAAWRRRDRSPFIMPTMVAIGLFFFVQVLLGAATVRLGNSPISVVLHWGTAMAFVAAVSAMGIFAAATDSAHESCGGTRNAVAMAGVMAGTSIIAFLTMCVGAYVSSSGAGLACLSIPGCAGNVVVYTQGQAVQMLHRIAAGGTLVCAAGSLAFAFARPASARVRAAVCAGVALVCVQVLLGLLNVALRLPTDLREAHAINAALVFLSFVVATTFAMLDARAFSAPQTEAVRA